The Pedobacter ginsengisoli region TATATTTGTATTTCATGTACCAAAATAGTTCCATTGATATAGTTATACCTTCTTTCAGGTTAGATGAGAGTATCCTTTTAAACATTTTTAATGTTGAAAGGCCAGACGGATTTTTAGTGAATTTTTATATTGTGGCTGATAATCCCTCAGCAGAAATACCCTATGGAATTTTAAAATTAGCTGAGGAGCATAAAATTAACCTAATTAGGAATGAGGTTAATTTGGGTTTTTCCAAAACTAGGAATAATGGTATTCGGTTAGGCAATAGTAAATGGGTTTTACTATTAGATGATGATATTGTGCCTTCAGAAAAACTATTGATCGCATATGCGGATGCAATTAAAAGCAACCTGGATTCTATTGGTTTTGCAGGGGTGACCAACTTTCCTTTGCCATTTAATGCAGCTACACGGGCTATGGATATTAATGGTACAACAGGACACTTTAATGCGGCATTAGATAACAAACCTTTGGCCTGGGTACCAACCGCTAATGTTATGTTAAACAGAGAAAAAATGGATACAACTTTGTTTAACGAGAAGTTGGATAAAGGGGGGGAGGATATAGAGTTTTTACTTAGAAATAGCTTAATTTATAAAGAAAAATATACTCCTGTACCCGGTGCAGTAGTAGAACACCCATGGTGGGATAATGGCGCTATCCAAACAGAGCGGGGTTTTAGATATGGGCGTGGCGCAGCAGATATTGCAGTTCTTGATACAATAAAACCTTATACTTATCATGATTTTCTAAATACATCAGAATCTCTTCTGCTTTTGATGGTTTGTTCTGCTATGACAGTAGCTTTCTATTCAGCTCGAACCTTGTTTTTGCTGATGTTTTTAATCCTTTTCTCAGAGATATTAACCAACCT contains the following coding sequences:
- a CDS encoding glycosyltransferase family 2 protein, encoding MYQNSSIDIVIPSFRLDESILLNIFNVERPDGFLVNFYIVADNPSAEIPYGILKLAEEHKINLIRNEVNLGFSKTRNNGIRLGNSKWVLLLDDDIVPSEKLLIAYADAIKSNLDSIGFAGVTNFPLPFNAATRAMDINGTTGHFNAALDNKPLAWVPTANVMLNREKMDTTLFNEKLDKGGEDIEFLLRNSLIYKEKYTPVPGAVVEHPWWDNGAIQTERGFRYGRGAADIAVLDTIKPYTYHDFLNTSESLLLLMVCSAMTVAFYSARTLFLLMFLILFSEILTNLIKTFYKSKGFSLSVALNLFWIKNCYEAGYLFESLSRGRLSGFGERIEMGFAKENPGWFRLNKWKIIKMVLLIIMFTATLL